Sequence from the Brachionichthys hirsutus isolate HB-005 chromosome 21, CSIRO-AGI_Bhir_v1, whole genome shotgun sequence genome:
ACCGAGGGGCTGAAACACACAAGATCACATCCCGTAACCTGCCCTAACTCTGTCACCTTGTTGGTCACACGGTGTTTCCAGCCAGGGATAGTTTCCTGCAAGTCAAGGCACAGGGCTGAGGAGGACTCGGTAACCATTAGCAACACATTTAGGCTAATAGGGTTGGGTAGGTCGGTTGCTATTGCTCAATAACTGCCATGGTGCTAAAGTTAGCATTGGTGAGACTGAACTGCAGCACCTGCTGAGGGAagagcgccacctggtggtagGAAAGTCTGGTGTGGGAACCCGAAAGGTTGAAAGCGACCCAACCCTAGCAGCTGACTCTTAAATCCGACCAAAGCTAGAAGGTGATCACCTACCTGTGGGAGGAGGAGCCACAGCAGGGGCTGAGAAGGGCTTTACGGCAGGGGCCCCGGGGCCACCCTGAGGGTaccctgctccaacaggagcgTACGGCCCAGGAGCCATAGGAGGCGCGGCCTGGTTCGGGACACCCCCGTGGTACATCGGGGCCGAAGGTCCGGGTGGGGACATGGGTGGCATGAAGCCCGAGGGCAAAGAGGCCGACGGCACGAAGCCTGTCGGTGGCACCCCAGGGCTGGGCATGGGGGGCAGGCCTCGGGGGTTAAATGGAGGCAGCAAGGGAGGTCCTGGTAGGTTAGGACCCGGAGGAGGGAAGGACGAGGGTCTCCCAAAGGACACGGGCTGGAATGTCTGATGAGGAGTGAAGCCTGGGAACGAAAAAGAAACGCTGAACATCtccagcaggaaaaacaagccCCCAAAATACCCGGCGGGGGACAAACCTGGGGCGGGATGGGGGTAGGGAGGCCGCATGGCGGGGTGGGTCGCACTCGAGGGCAGCCCATGAGCGGGAGGGGGCAGACCAGGGCCGGTGTTGGTCGGAGTGAAAACCGACGGCATGGGAGGCTGCTGCTGGGCCACGGCGGGAGGCTGgtactggttctggttctgaggTTGGGAAAGACGCCGTCATGGAGGAGGAGTCACACACGGCTGAAAGGCGGTCTGGCGAAGCAACCCTCGTACCACGACTTGTGCTTTAGGCGCAGGAGTCTGAGCGGCGGGAGCGCCTCGGCTGCAGGAGTCCGGAGGCTGCTGTCCGGCGGCGGCCTGTCCCTGAGCGAGGGACAGTCTGTCTCTCAGCATCCTGATCCCCGGCTaggaaggacccccccccacccccaagcAGAAAGACTAATTACTACCGTTCCACTTCAGCGACACGTGGAGTCGGGCGTGGCTCCTCACCTGGTCCGAGCGGTCAGGCAGGTAGGACATGGCGGTCGCCAGACTCCCCTCTGCAGCCAGTATCCCAGCGTAGCACGTTAGCCTTTCTGCCAGGATGGGGCTCTGGACCGCCACCTCACCGCCGCGCAGGCGCTCGATCGACTTACGAAGCATCATTACCTTCTCGACTAGATcctaaacgtaaaaaaaaaaatctgaagaatCACGGGACGAGCGACTCCCACCCCTCCGCTAGCAACCGGGCGACTCCAGAAACATGCGGCCGCTACCGGACAGCACATTCCTCTCTGGCGCCCGTACCTCGAGACCCAGCGGGGAGGCGGTGTCTCGGTGCGCGGCCCAACACTCCACCAGCCTGTCGATGTTCCCGGAGCAGATGTAGCACAAGCAGGCCTGCAGGCAGCGCTTctccgtgccctccagctccagcCGGCCGCCCAGGGTATCTGCGGGGGGAGATTTACGGAACGACACGGCGTCAGAGACAGGGAGAAGGATTACCCAGCAGGCCTAGCGGCGGCTGGAAGCGAGCGCCGTACCGCAGAGATGGGCGAAGTCTTCGGGGTGAGCGTAGGTCAGCAGGGCGGCCAGAGCCTCCTTCCAGTTGTCCAGCTCACAGCTCTGCACGATGTCGCTCCAGTTCTGGGTCACCACCGACGATATGAGctacattgggggggggggggcattaaatgAACACGCAgacaaagccccgccccccccggccgACCCACTCACCATGGAAACGCTGTTGTTCTGCTTGCTGAGGTATTTCTGCTGCGTCCTCTTGagcagctcctctcctccgctgaTGGACAGCAGGATGGCTTCAGCGTAGCGCCCGTCGTTCAGACACAGATCCACGGCGCCCTCGAAGTTACCGACCAGCAGCGCCTGGCTGATCAGGCCGTCCGTGTCTGGGAGGGAACGACAAGACGATCAGCCGCCGGCGAGGCTGAGACAAACGACGGCGACGACGCGGATGTGCGTGAGTTTACCGCACGACACAGGGATGTGGAAGTTGGGCGGCTCCTTCGGCGTCTGACTGAAGAACTCTGCTGGTGAAACAGAACCCGAGGTTCGAGCATCGGCGGCTTCTTTGGTCCTCTGGGGAAAGGAAGAGACGCCGCGTCAGGAAGGAGCCGCAACGTGGCGAACGGGAAGATTTGAACGTGAACATCCGGAGCGCCGACCTCGGTGGAGAGTCGCTGCATCTTCTCTGCAAGATCTTTGGCGTCGACGCCGAGCCCGTTGTGCTGGAAACCTTTCCCCAGACATTTTGAAATCTGAACATAAAAAGCTTTAAAGCTTAGACGCAGGACTCTCAAACGTTTCCTTATAAATGATGGATTTCGGCCAACGGTTGATCGCAAACCTTTTTCTCCAACTCCTCTTTACTGAAACCCAGAAGTTTAAGGAATTTAACTCGGGCCTCGTCTTCAAAGTTCACCTGTAAGGAGAGTTAATTAGCTCGCAGGCTGaacgccgcgccgccgccggacTGAGCATGAAGGAGACGCACCAGGAGGAACCTCCAGACATCCTGCTCAGCGTCCGACCTGGCCTTCTGGATCTTGGCCTGGCAGTAGCTGCTGAAAGAACCCGactgcagcgccacctgcagctCCCTGGAGCGCTGCAGGAACTCCGTCTCCGTGGTAACCTGGCTCACAAACACCTGTCTGGGGACGGGCTGGGGACTCTGCACGGGAGTCAGCTTGGGATTCTCAAAGGTTATCAGCTTTCCACCGAACTGCAGAACAAACGAGGGGAATAAAAGACGTCGGTCGCAcgggaaatgaaaatgagacgATGCTGGAGCCGGTAGCTCGATGAGAAATAGCCCCCTCACAGCAAAGGAAGCCCCCACTGGCCGGCGGACCCACTTGGGTGGCTTCTTCAGAGGGGGGACAATGGTGTCCTGAACTGTGGGGTGAGGGACTTGCAGGCGCGGCAGCACCTGTCCCGTTCCGAAGGGATCCATCGTGTCAAATGAGGAGGAAATCTGTCGAG
This genomic interval carries:
- the sec31b gene encoding protein transport protein Sec31A; protein product: MRLKEIQRTAHQAWSPAAHYPICLALGTSAQQLDASFNTTAALEIFEVDFSDPSLEMQLKGSLPTSDRLHSIVWVNFGMEADGGRGRLVAGGENGIITIYNPDTIINAGVDAMVGQSDKHTGPIRALDFNPFQSNLLASGANDSEIYIWDLNNFSSPMTPGAKSQPAEDVSVVSWNRQVQHILASANPSGKAVVWDLRKNEPIIKISDHSNRMRCSGMLWHPDVATQLVLASEDDRLPVLQMWDLRFATSPLKVLENHTRGILSISWSQEDSELLLSSAKDNRILCWNPNTGEVIYELPTTNQWCFDVQWCPRNPALLSAASSDGRITVYSVMGGSLTAQQQSTADKISSSFDTMDPFGTGQVLPRLQVPHPTVQDTIVPPLKKPPKWVRRPVGASFAFGGKLITFENPKLTPVQSPQPVPRQVFVSQVTTETEFLQRSRELQVALQSGSFSSYCQAKIQKARSDAEQDVWRFLLVNFEDEARVKFLKLLGFSKEELEKKISKCLGKGFQHNGLGVDAKDLAEKMQRLSTERTKEAADARTSGSVSPAEFFSQTPKEPPNFHIPVSCDTDGLISQALLVGNFEGAVDLCLNDGRYAEAILLSISGGEELLKRTQQKYLSKQNNSVSMLISSVVTQNWSDIVQSCELDNWKEALAALLTYAHPEDFAHLCDTLGGRLELEGTEKRCLQACLCYICSGNIDRLVECWAAHRDTASPLGLEDLVEKVMMLRKSIERLRGGEVAVQSPILAERLTCYAGILAAEGSLATAMSYLPDRSDQPGIRMLRDRLSLAQGQAAAGQQPPDSCSRGAPAAQTPAPKAQVVNQYQPPAVAQQQPPMPSVFTPTNTGPGLPPPAHGLPSSATHPAMRPPYPHPAPGLSPAGPSSFPPPGPNLPGPPLLPPFNPRGLPPMPSPGVPPTGFVPSASLPSGFMPPMSPPGPSAPMYHGGVPNQAAPPMAPGPYAPVGAGYPQGGPGAPAVKPFSAPAVAPPPTGNYPWLETPCDQQGPREGWNDPPSMRGGPRKKKVPDNYTPPAPITAPVMGFPTEGHQPHERGQVPPGAPQEPSVQLLQQLPAERVEQKEIPAEHMVLKSTFDSLVQRCQLAARDPQTKRKLDDAAKRLGYLYDKLREQSLSINILNGLHEISRCVASQNYQRGLEVHTQVVSSSNFSEISAFMPILKVLMTIATKLSV